From a region of the Castanea sativa cultivar Marrone di Chiusa Pesio chromosome 10, ASM4071231v1 genome:
- the LOC142613227 gene encoding protein phosphatase 2C 29, protein MGNGVSSLFSCFKARNQVDQTDNPNPEVVFAASEPLDETLGHSFCYVRSSARFLSPTHSDRFLSPSSSLRFSPSHSNDAVPASSKTRPGLPEPAATAPAASTATTTFRAISGASVSANSSTPRTVLQLDNIYDDATDSVLTTGVTSGGGVRGSIVNGFESTSSFCALPLQPVPRGGGMDPVMERGGFFLSGPIERGALSGPLDASSAGAADSGGVPFSAPLGGMYVRRKKKKGISGIRKALSWEKKRPWVVPVLNFVGRKEGGSGNANADDSEARNESDNVQWALGKAGEDRVHVVVSEEQGWLFVGIYDGFNGPDAPEFLMGNLYRAVYNQLQGLFWEIEQQQQQQEQEPELPSDNINISVINNDDAYSNNINNENNNNPVNVALESGNGNDFISISGDRGTVAVPKKVTFQSEEGIEVRRRRLWEFLAEDDAEDGLDLSGSDRFAFSVDDALRVSNAGSAVSRRWLLLSKLKQGLSKHKEGHGGRLFPWSFRLEEKEKVEVENRVEEKSSRSGRKRKEGPVDHQLVLKALSQALELTELAYLDMTDKVIDTNPELALMGSCLLVVLMRDEDVYVMNVGDSRAIVAQYEPQEVGSSMIGSSIEGIAEESSAVGEKAIKASNETLAQAQAMRLTALQLSTDHSTSIEEEVIRIKNEHPDDKQCIVNDRVKGRLKVTRAFGAGSLKQPRWNDALLEMFRNEYIGTAPYISCLPSLRHHRLCPRDQFLVLSSDGLYQYLSNQEVVSQVESFMEKFPDGDPAQHLIEELLYRAAKKAGMDFHELLDIPQGDRRKYHDDVTVMVVSLEGRIWKSSGKYL, encoded by the exons ATGGGAAACGGAGTGTCGAGCCTGTTTTCCTGCTTCAAAGCAAGGAACCAGGTGGACCAAACCGATAACCCGAACCCGGAGGTGGTTTTCGCGGCTTCTGAGCCGTTGGATGAAACCCTAGGCCATTCTTTCTGCTACGTCCGATCTTCAGCTCGCTTTCTCTCTCCTACTCACTCCGATCGATTTCTCTCTCCTTCCAGTTCTCTCCGCTTCTCTCCTTCTCACTCCAACGACGCCGTTCCTGCTTCTTCCAAGACCCGACCCGGTTTACCCGAGCCTGCTGCTACTGCTCCTGCTGCTTCTACTGCTACGACTACCTTTCGGGCCATTTCCGGAGCTTCGGTTAGTGCTAACAGCTCAACTCCCAGAACAGTCCTCCAGCTTGACAATATTTACGACGATGCCACTGACTCTGTTCTCACCACCGGTGTCACTTCCGGCGGCGGAGTCAGGGGCAGTATCGTCAACGGCTTCGAGAGCACCTCGTCGTTTTGCGCTCTCCCGCTCCAGCCCGTGCCACGTGGCGGCGGCATGGACCCGGTCATGGAGCGGGGCGGGTTCTTCCTCTCGGGTCCAATCGAGCGGGGCGCTCTCTCGGGCCCGCTGGACGCATCCTCCGCCGGCGCCGCCGATAGCGGAGGCGTTCCGTTCTCAGCTCCGCTGGGCGGCATGTACGtaaggaggaagaagaagaagggcaTTTCGGGGATTCGGAAGGCGTTGTCGTGGGAGAAGAAGCGGCCGTGGGTAGTGCCGGTGCTCAATTTCGTGGGCCGCAAGGAAGGCGGTTCGGGGAATGCGAATGCGGACGATTCGGAGGCCAGAAATGAGTCGGACAATGTTCAGTGGGCGCTGGGGAAAGCCGGCGAGGACCGGGTCCACGTGGTGGTCTCGGAGGAGCAAGGGTGGTTGTTCGTCGGAATATACGACGGCTTCAACGGCCCCGACGCCCCAGAATTCTTAATGGGTAATCTCTATCGTGCCGTATACAATCAACTCCAAGGCTTGTTTTGGGAAAttgaacaacaacaacagcagcaagAACAAGAGCCTGAGCTACCTAGTGATAACATTAATATTAGTGTAATTAATAATGATGATGCTTATAGTAACAACATTAATAACGAGAACAACAACAACCCAGTAAATGTAGCTTTAGAAAGTGGAAATGGGAatgatttcatttcaatttctGGTGATAGAGGAACGGTGGCAGTGCCGAAGAAAGTGACGTTTCAATCGGAGGAGGGGATAGAGGTGAGGAGGAGGCGGCTTTGGGAGTTTTTGGCTGAGGATGATGCGGAAGATGGCCTAGATCTTTCTGGGTCGGATAGGTTTGCGTTTTCGGTGGATGATGCGCTTAGAGTGAGCAATGCGGGTTCGGCTGTGAGTAGACGGTGGCTGCTGCTGTCGAAATTGAAGCAGGGGTTGTCGAAGCACAAGGAGGGTCATGGTGGGAGGTTGTTTCCATGGAGTTTTCGAttggaggagaaagagaaggTTGAGGTTGAGAATAGAGTGGAGGAGAAGTCTTCTAGGAGTGGGAGGAAGCGGAAGGAGGGACCCGTGGATCACCAATTGGTTCTGAAGGCATTGTCTCAGGCTCTGGAACTGACAGAGCTTGCGTATTTGGATATGACGGATAAGGTTATTGATACGAATCCAGAGCTTGCATTGATGGGTTCGTGTTTGTTGGTTGTGTTGATGAGGGATGAGGATGTGTATGTGATGAATGTGGGTGATAGTAGGGCTATTGTTGCGCAGTATGAGCCGCAAGAGGTTGGTTCCAGTATGATTGGGTCAAGCATCGAGGGTATTGCTGAGGAGTCCTCAGCTGTGGGTGAAAAGGCAATTAAGGCCTCAAATGAGACTCTGGCTCAGGCTCAAGCAATGAGATTGACTGCATTGCAGCTTTCTACTGATCACAGCACTAGCATTGAAGAG GAAGTCATAAGAATCAAGAATGAGCACCCAGATGATAAACAGTGCATTGTCAATGATAGAGTAAAAGGTCGTCTCAAGGTCACCAGAGCGTTTGGGGCAGGATCTCTGAAACAG CCCAGATGGAATGATGCACTGCTGGAAATGTTTAGGAACGAGTACATTGGCACTGCACCTTACATATCCTGCTTGCCTTCTCTTCGCCACCATAGACTCTGTCCTAGAGACCAGTTCTTAGTTCTCTCATCTGATGGTCTGTATCAGTATCTGAGTAATCAGGAAGTGGTTTCGCAAGTTGAGAGTTTCATGGAGAAGTTCCCTGATGGAGATCCTGCACAACATTTGATAGAGGAGCTTCTTTACCGCGCTGCCAAGAAAGCTG GAATGGACTTCCATGAATTATTGGACATCCCGCAAGGAGATCGCAGAAAGTATCATGATGATGTTACTGTTATGGTTGTATCACTTGAAGGAAGAATTTGGAAGTCATCAGGAAAGTACCTCTGA
- the LOC142613385 gene encoding signal peptidase complex subunit 1-like isoform X3, which produces MDWQGQKLAEQLVQILLLAFAAVSFGTGYVLGSFQMMMLIYAGGVFLTTLVTVPNWPFFNRHPLKWLDPSVAEKHPKPQQQQAVSSKKKPTKK; this is translated from the coding sequence ATGGATTGGCAAGGGCAAAAGCTAGCGGAGCAGCTGGTGCAGATTTTGCTATTGGCATTCGCTGCTGTTTCTTTCGGGACTGGCTATGTATTGGGATCTTTCCAGATGATGATGCTAATATACGCTGGCGGTGTGTTTCTCACCACATTGGTGACAGTCCCCAATTGGCCTTTTTTCAATCGCCACCCGCTCAAGTGGTTGGACCCCAGCGTGGCCGAGAAGCATCCCAAGCCGCAACAGCAGCAGGCCGTGAGTTCGAAGAAGAAACCCACTAAGAAGTAG
- the LOC142613385 gene encoding uncharacterized protein LOC142613385 isoform X2 has translation MVFQPAVISNLLTALRKMEMGVWQRMVTLFLGGGQLKETLKRTGWNSNEEEMLGLLLVDECPTLVYQFLMNIIIWNCRGALKPSFQNRVRELVQFHNPAILVVMKTRVGGNRAREIIDRLPFDGAIRTDAIGFAGGLWVLWNSDRVDVSHLSSTEQEIHITIKAFDISHSADMY, from the exons ATGGTCTTCCAGCCAGCTGTGATTTCCAATCTGCTCACTGCTCTTCGAAAGATGGAAATGGGTGTGTGGCAGCGCATGGTCACGTTGTTTCTAGGAGGGGGTCAGTTGAAGGAGACCCTGAAGCGGACTGGATGGAATTCGAATGAGGAGGAGATGTTGGGGCTTCTTCTTGTTGATGAATGTCCAACTCTAGTCTATCAATTTCTCATGAATATCATCATTTGGAACTGTAGGGGCGCTCTGAAGCCCTCCTTTCAGAATCGTGTTAGGGAGCTGGTGCAATTTCATAATCCAGCTATTTTGGTGGTAATGAAAACCCGAGTTGGAGGTAACAGAGCAAGGGAAATCATTGATAGACTTCCGTTTGATGGAGCTATCCGCACTGACGCAATTGGGTTTGCTGGTGGGTTATGGGTGCTGTGGAATTCAGACAGAGTTGATGTTTCCCATCTGTCCAGCACTGAACAGGAAATCCACATCACGATTAAG GCTTTTGATATCTCTCATTCCGCAGATATGTATTAA
- the LOC142613385 gene encoding uncharacterized protein LOC142613385 isoform X1: MVFQPAVISNLLTALRKMEMGVWQRMVTLFLGGGQLKETLKRTGWNSNEEEMLGLLLVDECPTLVYQFLMNIIIWNCRGALKPSFQNRVRELVQFHNPAILVVMKTRVGGNRAREIIDRLPFDGAIRTDAIGFAGGLWVLWNSDRVDVSHLSSTEQEIHITIKDCRLLISLIPQICIKHCFRQANRCADNLARMSYCLDADFSTFDSPPVDLVDVFEDDLNGVYLNKLCIEAVFSS; the protein is encoded by the exons ATGGTCTTCCAGCCAGCTGTGATTTCCAATCTGCTCACTGCTCTTCGAAAGATGGAAATGGGTGTGTGGCAGCGCATGGTCACGTTGTTTCTAGGAGGGGGTCAGTTGAAGGAGACCCTGAAGCGGACTGGATGGAATTCGAATGAGGAGGAGATGTTGGGGCTTCTTCTTGTTGATGAATGTCCAACTCTAGTCTATCAATTTCTCATGAATATCATCATTTGGAACTGTAGGGGCGCTCTGAAGCCCTCCTTTCAGAATCGTGTTAGGGAGCTGGTGCAATTTCATAATCCAGCTATTTTGGTGGTAATGAAAACCCGAGTTGGAGGTAACAGAGCAAGGGAAATCATTGATAGACTTCCGTTTGATGGAGCTATCCGCACTGACGCAATTGGGTTTGCTGGTGGGTTATGGGTGCTGTGGAATTCAGACAGAGTTGATGTTTCCCATCTGTCCAGCACTGAACAGGAAATCCACATCACGATTAAG GATTGCAGGCTTTTGATATCTCTCATTCCGCAGATATGTATTAAGCATTGCTTCCGGCAGGCGAATAGATGTGCGGATAATCTTGCTAGGATGAGCTATTGTTTAGATGCTGATTTTTCTACTTTTGACAGTCCGCCTGTGGACTTAGTTGATGTTTTTGAAGATGACCTCAATGGGGTGTATCTTAACAAACTTTGTATTGAGGCTGTTTTTTCCTCTTAG
- the LOC142613228 gene encoding pentatricopeptide repeat-containing protein At5g46580, chloroplastic: MATSLSSVLDVHFTVHLSVSDTKKPNIIFNSPFRQYTTTKRGFTILCNSSKSSPKPSPEPTQKNPNLSDQLRPLSTTTLPKPTTHQNQLLSKPKSTWVNPTKPKRSVLSLQRHKRSSYSYNPQVRELKLFAHRLNDCDNSEAAFLSVLQEIPHPPTRENALLILNSLRPWQKARLFLKWIKTQNLFPLETIFYNVTMKSLKYGRQFELIEELAREMINNQIELDNITYCTLITCAKKCNHFDKAVEWFERMYKTSLMPDEVTYSAILDVYARLGKVEEVLNLYERARGSGWKPDPIAFSVLGRMFGEAGDYDGIRYVLQEMKSLDVQPNLVVYNTLLEAMGKAGKPGLARSLFQEMVESGLTPNEKTLTVLVKIYGKARWSRDALELWKQMSSKGWPMDLILYNTLLNMCADLALEAEAERLFEDMKGSERCRPDSWSYTAMLNIYGSGGNVDKAVELFEEMSESGVKLNVMGCTCLIQCLGKAKRIEDLVRVFGVSIKRGVKPDDRLCGCLLSVVSLCEESEDVDKVLACLQQANPKLFAFVKLATEEKTSFETFKEEFRGILSETAVEARRPFCNCLIDICRNRKLHERAHELLYLGTLYGLYPGLHNKTVHEWCLDVRSLSVGAAHTALEEWMGTLSKIVQHKEELPEMFSAQTGSGTHKFSQGLANSFASHVKKLAAPFRQSEQKVGCFVATREDVVSWVQSRLASSAATA, from the coding sequence atggctACTTCTCTGTCTTCAGTTCTGGATGTCCATTTTACAGTCCATCTCTCAGTCTCAGACACAAAGAAACCCAATATTATCTTCAACTCTCCATTCAGACAATACACAACAACCAAAAGAGGATTTACCATTTTGTGTAACTCTTCCAAGTCTTCCCCAAAACCCTCTCCAGAACCAACccagaaaaacccaaatttatCTGACCAACTCAGGCCTCTATCAACAACCACTCTCCCTAAACCCACCACTCACCAAAACCAGCTTTTGTCCAAGCCTAAGTCCACTTGGGTCAACCCCACCAAGCCCAAACGCTCTGTGCTCTCCCTTCAGAGGCACAAACGCTCTTCTTACTCATACAACCCTCAGGTCAGAGAACTCAAGCTCTTTGCCCACAGGCTCAATGACTGTGACAACTCTGAAGCTGCTTTCTTGTCTGTTCTTCAAGAAATCCCACATCCACCCACTAGAGAAAATGCACTTTTGATACTCAACAGCTTGAGGCCATGGCAGAAAGCTCGCCTGTTCTTGAAATGGATCAAGACCCAGAATTTGTTTCCCTTGGAAACTATATTCTACAATGTCACAATGAAGTCTTTGAAGTATGGGAGGCAGTTTGAGCTCATAGAGGAGCTTGCACGTGAGATGATAAACAATCAGATTGAGCTTGATAATATCACATACTGCACCCTTATTACTTGTGCCAAAAAGTGTAACCATTTTGATAAAGCTGTGGAGTGGTTTGAGAGGATGTATAAAACAAGTTTGATGCCTGATGAGGTGACGTACTCTGCTATTCTAGATGTGTATGCCAGATTGGGCAAGGTTGAGGAAGTGTTGAATCTGTATGAGAGAGCAAGGGGTAGTGGGTGGAAACCTGACCCCATTGCATTCTCTGTGTTAGGGAGGATGTTTGGTGAAGCTGGGGACTACGATGGTATTAGGTATGTCTTGCAAGAGATGAAGTCTCTTGATGTGCAGCCTAATTTGGTTGTGTATAATACATTGTTAGAGGCAATGGGTAAGGCTGGAAAGCCTGGTTTAGCTAGGAGTTTATTCCAGGAAATGGTGGAATCAGGGTTGACCCCGAATGAGAAAACGTTGACTGTACTTGTTAAGATTTATGGCAAGGCTAGGTGGTCTCGAGATGCTTTGGAATTGTGGAAACAAATGAGTTCGAAAGGTTGGCCGATGGATTTGATATTGTATAATACGTTGTTGAATATGTGTGCAGACCTTGCATTGGAGGCAGAGGCTGAGAGGCTGTTTGAGGACATGAAGGGGTCGGAGCGGTGTAGGCCAGATAGTTGGAGCTATACGGCAATGCTTAATATATATGGGAGTGGAGGGAATGTTGACAAAGCAGTGGAGTTGTTTGAAGAAATGTCTGAGTCAGGTGTTAAGCTCAATGTGATGGGGTGCACTTGTTTGATTCAGTGCTTAGGAAAGGCTAAGAGAATTGAAGACTTGGTTAGAGTTTTTGGTGTTTCGATTAAAAGAGGGGTCAAGCCAGATGATAGGCTTTGCGGATGCTTGCTATCTGTTGTGTCCTTGTGTGAGGAAAGTGAAGATGTTGATAAGGTCCTTGCTTGTTTGCAGCAAGCTAACCCAAAGTTGTTTGCCTTTGTGAAATTGGCAACAGAGGAAAAAACTAGTTTTGAAACTTTCAAGGAAGAGTTTAGGGGTATTCTCAGTGAAACTGCAGTCGAAGCACGGAGACCCTTCTGTAATTGCTTGATTGATATTTGTCGAAACAGAAAGCTTCATGAGAGAGCTCATGAATTGCTTTACTTAGGAACCCTATATGGGTTATACCCAGGTTTACACAACAAGACTGTACATGAGTGGTGCTTGGATGTTCGGTCATTGTCTGTTGGTGCAGCTCATACTGCACTGGAAGAGTGGATGGGGACTCTTTCCAAAATTGTTCAGCACAAAGAGGAATTGCCAGAGATGTTTTCGGCTCAAACAGGTTCAGGAACCCACAAATTCTCTCAAGGACTAGCCAATTCCTTTGCTTCTCATGTGAAGAAACTTGCAGCACCGTTTAGACAGAGTGAACAGAAAGTTGGTTGCTTTGTTGCAACTCGAGAAGATGTAGTATCTTGGGTGCAGTCAAGGCTTGCATCCTCTGCGGCTACAGCATAA